In one window of Thermus aquaticus DNA:
- a CDS encoding c-type cytochrome, with the protein MKRLLPLLLLFLPALAQGPEALWAKTCAQCHGEKAQGVRPYPGLGEAASLLATPEGRRYLILVVLYGKKGASGLMPGFAQLKDEELAALLNHLMALLKAKGEPFKPEEIKKERGQNLAPDQIKRP; encoded by the coding sequence ATGAAACGCCTTCTTCCCCTTCTCCTCCTCTTCCTGCCTGCCCTGGCCCAGGGGCCGGAGGCCCTCTGGGCCAAGACCTGCGCCCAGTGCCACGGGGAAAAGGCCCAGGGGGTGAGGCCCTACCCGGGCCTGGGGGAGGCGGCTTCCCTCTTGGCTACGCCAGAAGGGCGGCGGTACCTGATCCTGGTGGTCCTCTACGGCAAGAAGGGAGCCTCGGGGCTCATGCCCGGCTTCGCCCAGCTCAAGGACGAGGAGCTCGCCGCCCTCCTAAACCACCTAATGGCCCTTCTGAAGGCCAAGGGGGAGCCCTTCAAGCCCGAGGAAATCAAAAAGGAGCGGGGCCAGAACCTGGCCCCAGACCAGATCAAAAGGCCCTAG
- the ilvD gene encoding dihydroxy-acid dehydratase, with protein MRSDRIKKGLQQAPARSMLRAVGVGDEDFGRPFVGVVNTFTDGMPCNYHLRELALDLKAGLREAGVFPFEFGAPAISDGISMGTPGMRASLVSREVIADSIELVAQGYLYDGMAVLSACDKTIPGGAMGVIRSGVPGMVLYGGTIAPGEWRGRKLTIVEVFEAVGQRAAGRITDEELLEIERRAIPGPGACGGQYTANTMAMALEVLGLSPMGYNAIPAVHPEKPRTTKEAGRILAWAIEHDWKPQDFLTRRSFLNAIAAVAATGGSTNAVLHLLAMAKEVGVELSLDDFDRVSRKTPVIADLRPWGTYTAWELYEAGGTPLVFKRLLEAGLLFGEEKTLTGRTLAEEVEQAFREAEGQKVVFPVERALKPQGGLVVLRGNLAPRGAVLKLAGTERTYFEGPARVFDSEEEAMAKVLAKEIRPGDVVVIRYVGPKGAPGMPEMLSVTSAIVGEGLGPEVALLTDGRFSGGTRGLMVGHIAPEAFVGGPIALLKEGDRVRIDVENRLLEVLLPEEELARRKESWKPRPPAFRHGVFARYAALVAQADEGAVLETPHAGMGAEGPPRAF; from the coding sequence ATGAGGTCGGATCGGATCAAGAAAGGCTTACAGCAGGCCCCGGCCCGGAGCATGCTCCGGGCGGTGGGCGTGGGGGACGAGGACTTTGGGAGGCCCTTCGTGGGGGTGGTCAACACCTTCACCGACGGGATGCCCTGCAACTACCACCTGAGGGAGCTGGCCCTGGACCTGAAAGCGGGGCTCAGGGAGGCCGGGGTCTTCCCCTTTGAGTTCGGGGCCCCCGCCATCTCCGACGGCATCAGCATGGGCACCCCGGGGATGCGGGCGAGCCTCGTAAGCCGCGAGGTCATCGCCGATAGCATTGAGCTCGTCGCCCAGGGCTACCTCTACGACGGCATGGCGGTCCTCTCCGCCTGCGACAAGACCATCCCCGGCGGCGCCATGGGGGTCATCAGGAGCGGGGTCCCCGGCATGGTCCTCTACGGGGGGACCATCGCCCCCGGGGAGTGGCGGGGCCGCAAGCTCACCATCGTGGAGGTCTTTGAGGCCGTGGGCCAGCGGGCGGCGGGCAGGATCACCGACGAGGAGCTTTTGGAGATTGAGCGCCGGGCCATCCCCGGCCCCGGGGCCTGCGGGGGGCAGTACACGGCCAACACCATGGCCATGGCCCTCGAGGTCCTGGGCCTCTCCCCCATGGGCTACAACGCCATCCCCGCCGTCCACCCGGAAAAGCCCAGGACCACCAAAGAGGCGGGAAGGATCCTGGCCTGGGCCATAGAGCACGACTGGAAGCCCCAAGACTTCCTCACCCGGAGGAGCTTCCTGAACGCCATCGCCGCCGTGGCCGCCACGGGCGGCAGCACCAACGCCGTGCTGCACCTTCTGGCCATGGCCAAGGAGGTGGGGGTGGAGCTCAGCCTGGACGACTTTGACCGGGTCTCCCGCAAGACCCCCGTCATCGCCGACCTCCGGCCCTGGGGTACCTACACCGCCTGGGAGCTTTATGAAGCGGGGGGCACGCCCCTGGTCTTCAAAAGGCTCCTGGAGGCGGGCCTCCTCTTTGGCGAGGAGAAGACCCTCACCGGGCGCACCCTGGCGGAGGAGGTGGAACAGGCCTTCAGGGAGGCCGAAGGGCAAAAGGTGGTCTTCCCCGTGGAGCGGGCCCTGAAGCCCCAGGGCGGGCTCGTGGTCCTCCGGGGGAACCTGGCCCCGAGGGGAGCGGTCTTGAAGCTTGCGGGCACGGAGCGCACCTACTTTGAGGGCCCGGCCCGGGTGTTTGACTCCGAGGAGGAGGCCATGGCCAAGGTCCTGGCCAAGGAGATCCGCCCCGGGGACGTGGTGGTCATCCGCTACGTGGGGCCCAAGGGGGCCCCTGGCATGCCGGAGATGCTCTCGGTGACCAGCGCCATCGTGGGCGAGGGCCTGGGCCCCGAGGTGGCCCTCCTCACCGACGGGCGCTTCTCCGGGGGCACCCGGGGCCTCATGGTGGGGCACATCGCCCCCGAGGCCTTTGTGGGCGGGCCCATCGCCCTCCTCAAGGAGGGGGACCGGGTGCGCATAGACGTGGAAAACCGCCTCCTGGAGGTCCTCCTCCCCGAGGAGGAGCTTGCGAGGCGGAAGGAAAGCTGGAAGCCACGCCCCCCCGCCTTCCGCCACGGCGTGTTCGCCCGCTACGCCGCCCTGGTGGCCCAGGCCGACGAGGGCGCGGTGCTGGAAACGCCCCACGCTGGCATGGGGGCGGAAGGTCCACCTAGGGCCTTTTGA
- a CDS encoding SDR family NAD(P)-dependent oxidoreductase — MRKTLVLTGASRGIGKALALELAKAGYNLVLNARREAPLLAALEEVRALGARAEMVPGSAGKAEVAEALVAKALELGNFAGFIHNAGVLHPGPLLFELAESLFMEVLEANLIAGYQLARFAYPHLLQRGEGLAVYLGSGAAETNLPGIGAYAVAKAAEEHLAKQLAAEAPEVTCFVYRPGVVETDMQKAAREAQGGGAPVLQRVFRGYREEGRLLTPEEAARALVRLLPRARAFHGKIATWRDA, encoded by the coding sequence ATGAGGAAGACCCTGGTCCTCACCGGGGCCAGCCGGGGCATCGGGAAGGCCCTGGCCCTGGAGCTGGCCAAGGCGGGCTACAACCTGGTCCTGAACGCCAGGCGGGAGGCCCCGCTTTTGGCGGCGCTGGAGGAGGTGCGCGCCTTGGGGGCCAGGGCGGAGATGGTCCCGGGGAGCGCCGGGAAGGCGGAGGTGGCCGAGGCCCTGGTGGCGAAGGCCCTGGAGCTGGGCAACTTCGCCGGCTTCATCCACAACGCCGGGGTCCTCCACCCGGGGCCCCTCCTCTTTGAGTTGGCGGAGAGCCTCTTTATGGAGGTCCTCGAGGCCAACCTGATCGCCGGCTACCAGCTGGCCCGCTTCGCCTACCCCCACCTCCTCCAAAGGGGCGAGGGCCTGGCGGTCTATCTGGGCTCGGGCGCAGCCGAGACCAACCTGCCCGGCATCGGGGCCTACGCCGTGGCCAAGGCGGCGGAGGAGCACCTGGCGAAGCAACTCGCCGCCGAGGCCCCGGAGGTCACCTGCTTCGTCTACCGCCCGGGGGTGGTGGAGACGGACATGCAGAAGGCGGCCCGGGAAGCCCAAGGGGGCGGGGCCCCCGTGCTCCAGCGGGTCTTCCGCGGCTACCGGGAGGAAGGCCGCCTGCTCACCCCCGAGGAGGCGGCGAGGGCCCTGGTCCGGCTCCTGCCCAGGGCCAGGGCCTTTCACGGCAAGATCGCCACGTGGAGGGACGCATGA
- a CDS encoding Uma2 family endonuclease, with protein sequence MTRHKISLEEFHRMVEAGVFPEDLRLELVEGELVEMSPIGKRHAAKVNRLLALLLPLLQSGKALISPQNPLVVGESELYPDLALLKPRPDFYEERLPEASDALLVVEVADTTLRYDLGTKLPLYARAGVPEVWVVDLEGGRVLVHRKPQGEAYGEVEALGPGEVLEFMGVAVPVEALL encoded by the coding sequence GTGACCCGCCACAAGATCTCCCTGGAGGAGTTTCACCGCATGGTGGAGGCCGGGGTATTTCCCGAGGACCTGAGGCTGGAGCTGGTGGAAGGAGAACTGGTAGAAATGAGCCCTATAGGGAAGCGGCACGCGGCCAAGGTCAACCGGCTCCTCGCCCTCCTCCTGCCTTTGCTCCAGTCTGGAAAAGCCCTTATCTCGCCCCAAAACCCCCTGGTGGTGGGTGAATCCGAGCTCTACCCCGATCTGGCCCTCTTGAAGCCCCGCCCCGACTTCTATGAAGAGCGACTACCCGAGGCCTCCGATGCCCTTTTGGTGGTGGAGGTGGCGGACACCACCCTCCGCTACGACCTGGGCACCAAGCTCCCCCTCTACGCCAGGGCAGGGGTGCCCGAGGTCTGGGTGGTGGACCTAGAGGGCGGGCGGGTCCTGGTCCACCGGAAGCCCCAGGGGGAGGCCTACGGGGAGGTGGAGGCCCTGGGCCCGGGGGAGGTCCTGGAGTTCATGGGCGTGGCGGTGCCCGTGGAGGCGCTCCTATGA
- a CDS encoding Uma2 family endonuclease, with amino-acid sequence MIRHRFSAEDFHRMAEAGILSEDDRVELIRGEVVELSPIGKRHAYVLNTLVDLLSALRDQGVLSVQNPLVLFPDTEVYPDLALLQPPRTRYRNRLPEAKDALLVVEVAETSLDHDLKVKLPLYAQAGIPEVLVVDLVRDRVHVFRNPKGEAYQEARVLEDGELEVLSLKVPVKEVLP; translated from the coding sequence ATGATCCGGCACCGCTTCAGCGCCGAGGACTTCCACCGCATGGCCGAGGCGGGGATCCTCTCCGAGGACGATCGGGTGGAGCTCATCCGGGGGGAGGTGGTGGAGCTGAGCCCCATTGGGAAGCGGCATGCGTACGTCCTGAACACCCTCGTGGACCTCTTGAGCGCCCTACGGGATCAAGGTGTGCTCTCGGTGCAAAACCCCCTCGTGCTTTTCCCGGACACCGAGGTCTATCCCGACCTCGCCCTCCTCCAGCCCCCGAGGACCCGGTACCGCAACCGCCTGCCCGAGGCCAAGGACGCCCTCCTGGTGGTGGAGGTGGCCGAGACCAGCCTGGACCACGACCTCAAGGTGAAGCTCCCCCTCTACGCCCAAGCCGGGATACCGGAGGTCCTTGTGGTGGACCTGGTGCGGGACAGGGTGCACGTCTTTCGGAACCCCAAGGGGGAAGCCTACCAGGAAGCCAGGGTCCTCGAGGACGGGGAGCTTGAGGTCCTCTCCCTGAAGGTGCCCGTCAAGGAGGTCCTACCGTGA
- the leuB gene encoding 3-isopropylmalate dehydrogenase encodes MRVAVLPGDGIGPEVTEAALRVLKALDEREGLGLTYETFPFGGAAIDGYGEPFPEVTRKGVEAAEAVLLGSVGGPKWDALPRKIRPESGLLALRKSQDLFANLRPAKVFPGLERLSPLKEEIARGVDVLIVRELTGGIYFGEPRGMSEAEAWNTERYSKPEVERVAKVAFEAARKRRRHLTSVDKANVLEVGEFWRKTVEEVHKGYPDVALDHQYVDAMAMHLVKNPARFDVVVTGNIFGDILSDLASVLPGSLGLLPSASLGRGTPVFEPVHGSAPDIAGKGIANPTAAILSAAMMLEHAFGLVELARRVEAAVAKALRETPPPDLGGSAGTQAFTEEVLRHL; translated from the coding sequence ATGAGGGTAGCGGTCCTGCCCGGGGACGGCATCGGCCCCGAGGTCACGGAGGCGGCCCTCAGGGTCCTTAAGGCCCTGGACGAGCGGGAGGGCCTTGGCCTCACCTACGAGACCTTCCCCTTCGGGGGCGCCGCCATAGACGGGTACGGGGAGCCCTTCCCGGAGGTGACCCGAAAGGGGGTGGAGGCGGCGGAGGCGGTGCTTTTGGGAAGCGTGGGGGGACCCAAGTGGGACGCCCTTCCCCGCAAGATCCGGCCCGAGTCGGGGCTCCTCGCCCTCAGAAAGAGCCAGGACCTCTTCGCCAACCTGCGCCCGGCCAAGGTCTTCCCCGGGCTGGAGAGGCTTTCCCCCCTCAAGGAGGAGATCGCCCGGGGGGTGGACGTGCTGATCGTGCGGGAGCTCACCGGGGGGATCTACTTCGGGGAGCCCAGGGGGATGTCGGAGGCCGAGGCCTGGAACACCGAGCGCTACTCCAAACCCGAGGTGGAGCGGGTGGCCAAGGTGGCCTTTGAGGCGGCCAGGAAGCGCAGAAGGCACCTGACCAGCGTGGACAAGGCCAACGTGCTGGAGGTGGGGGAGTTCTGGCGGAAGACCGTGGAGGAGGTCCACAAGGGCTACCCCGACGTGGCCCTCGATCACCAGTACGTGGACGCCATGGCCATGCACCTGGTGAAGAACCCCGCCCGCTTTGACGTGGTGGTCACCGGCAACATCTTCGGCGACATCCTCTCGGACCTGGCCAGCGTCCTCCCGGGCTCCTTGGGCCTCCTCCCCTCGGCCTCCTTAGGGCGGGGCACCCCGGTCTTTGAGCCCGTGCACGGCTCGGCCCCCGACATCGCCGGCAAGGGCATCGCCAACCCCACGGCCGCCATCCTCTCCGCCGCCATGATGCTGGAGCACGCCTTCGGCCTGGTGGAGCTGGCGAGGCGGGTGGAGGCCGCCGTGGCCAAGGCCCTCCGGGAAACCCCCCCGCCCGACCTGGGGGGGAGCGCCGGAACCCAGGCCTTCACGGAGGAGGTTCTGCGGCACCTGTAA
- the leuD gene encoding 3-isopropylmalate dehydratase small subunit, whose protein sequence is MLEKFTVIKGRAVPIRGEDIDTDRIIPARFMKSITFEGLGQYLFYDERFDEAGNPKPHPLNDPRYGGATILLVESGFGSGSSREHAPQAIKRAGFRAIIGESFAEIFFGNAIAIGLPAVTMAPEDLAALFQAVEANPELEVEIDLVNKEVRFGGRTAPLFIREEAREALVEGLWDPIGELLEAGELLDEFDRKLPYPKEAP, encoded by the coding sequence ATGCTGGAGAAGTTCACCGTCATCAAGGGTCGCGCCGTGCCCATCAGGGGCGAGGACATAGACACCGACCGCATCATCCCCGCCCGCTTCATGAAGAGCATCACCTTTGAGGGGCTGGGCCAGTACCTCTTTTACGACGAGCGCTTTGACGAGGCGGGCAACCCCAAGCCTCACCCCCTGAACGACCCCCGCTACGGGGGGGCCACCATCCTCCTGGTGGAGTCGGGCTTCGGCTCCGGTTCCAGCCGGGAGCACGCCCCCCAGGCCATCAAGCGGGCGGGCTTCAGGGCCATCATCGGCGAGAGCTTCGCCGAGATCTTCTTCGGCAACGCCATCGCCATCGGCCTTCCCGCCGTGACCATGGCCCCCGAAGACCTGGCGGCCCTCTTCCAGGCCGTGGAGGCCAACCCCGAGCTGGAGGTGGAGATTGACCTGGTCAACAAGGAGGTCCGCTTCGGGGGCCGCACCGCCCCCCTCTTCATCCGGGAGGAGGCCCGGGAGGCTTTGGTGGAGGGGCTTTGGGACCCCATCGGCGAGCTTCTGGAGGCCGGGGAGCTTTTGGACGAGTTTGACCGCAAGCTCCCCTACCCCAAGGAGGCCCCATGA
- the leuC gene encoding 3-isopropylmalate dehydratase large subunit: MGKTLYDKVWEAHEVRKLRNGQSQLFIDLHLLHEVTSPQAFGMLKDLGLKVRYPHRTFATVDHIVPTHDRTEPFQDPLAQNMLEALRRNTKEHGITFFDLGSGNQGIVHVIGPQLGLTQPGMTIACGDSHTSTHGAFGAVAFGIGTSQVRDVLATQSLAAKKLKVRRINVDGKLGPGVYAKDVILHIIRTLGVKGGLGYAYEYGGSTVEAMDMESRMTLCNMSIEGGARIGYVNPDETTFAYLEGRPYSPKGPEWEEAKKRWLSFRSDPDATYDDVVSFRAEEIAPTVTWGINPGQAIPVDGRIPLLEELPEEERAVAEEALAYMGFRPGQPIKGVPVQVAFIGSCTNARLSDLREVARHLKGHKVKKGVRALVVPGSEWVAKKAEEEGIAEVFREAGFEWRNPGCSMCLAMNPDRLEGDELAASSSNRNYKGRMGSPRGRTVLMSPVMVAAAAVTGEIADAREVFGIGR, translated from the coding sequence ATGGGAAAAACGCTTTACGACAAGGTTTGGGAGGCCCACGAGGTGCGAAAGCTCAGGAATGGGCAGAGCCAGCTTTTCATAGACCTCCACCTCCTCCACGAGGTCACGAGCCCCCAGGCCTTCGGGATGCTGAAGGACCTGGGCCTCAAGGTGCGCTATCCCCACCGCACCTTCGCCACCGTGGACCACATCGTCCCCACCCACGACCGCACCGAGCCCTTCCAGGACCCTCTGGCCCAGAACATGCTGGAGGCCCTGAGGCGCAACACCAAGGAGCACGGCATCACCTTCTTTGACCTGGGCAGCGGCAACCAGGGCATCGTCCACGTTATCGGCCCCCAGCTGGGCCTCACCCAGCCCGGGATGACCATCGCCTGCGGCGACTCCCACACCTCCACCCACGGGGCCTTCGGGGCCGTGGCCTTCGGCATCGGCACCAGCCAGGTGCGGGACGTCCTCGCCACCCAGAGCCTGGCCGCCAAGAAGCTCAAGGTGCGGCGCATCAACGTGGACGGAAAGCTAGGCCCCGGGGTCTACGCCAAGGACGTGATCCTCCACATCATCCGCACCCTGGGGGTCAAGGGGGGCCTGGGCTACGCCTATGAGTACGGCGGGAGCACCGTGGAGGCCATGGACATGGAAAGCCGCATGACCCTTTGCAACATGTCCATTGAGGGCGGGGCCCGCATCGGCTACGTGAACCCCGACGAGACCACCTTCGCCTACCTCGAGGGCCGCCCCTATAGCCCCAAGGGGCCTGAGTGGGAGGAGGCCAAGAAGCGCTGGCTTTCCTTCCGCTCCGACCCCGATGCCACCTACGACGACGTGGTCAGCTTCCGGGCCGAGGAGATCGCCCCCACGGTCACCTGGGGCATCAACCCGGGCCAGGCCATCCCCGTGGACGGGCGGATTCCCCTTCTGGAGGAGCTCCCCGAGGAAGAAAGGGCCGTGGCCGAGGAGGCCCTGGCCTACATGGGCTTCAGGCCCGGCCAGCCCATCAAGGGGGTGCCCGTCCAGGTGGCCTTCATCGGGAGCTGCACCAACGCCAGGCTCTCCGACCTCCGGGAGGTGGCCCGCCACCTCAAGGGGCACAAGGTGAAAAAGGGCGTGCGGGCCCTGGTGGTGCCGGGCTCGGAGTGGGTGGCTAAAAAGGCGGAGGAGGAGGGCATCGCCGAGGTCTTCCGCGAGGCGGGGTTTGAGTGGCGGAACCCCGGCTGCTCCATGTGCCTGGCCATGAACCCGGACCGCCTGGAAGGGGACGAGCTGGCGGCCAGTAGCTCCAACCGCAACTACAAGGGGAGGATGGGAAGCCCCAGGGGCCGCACCGTCCTCATGAGCCCGGTCATGGTGGCCGCCGCCGCCGTGACCGGAGAGATCGCCGACGCTCGGGAAGTGTTTGGCATCGGGAGGTGA
- the trpS gene encoding tryptophan--tRNA ligase: MKRVLSGIQPSGEIHIGNYLGAIKQWVEIGEKLGRDAFFCIVDYHALTNPLAYDPATLAQRTFEAALVNMAAGLDPEKVTLFVQSHVPEHTELAWVFTTLTPLGDLTRMTQFKDKAAKQETVWSGLLMYPVLQAADILIYKADTVPVGEDQVQHIELTREIARRFNGLFGETFPEPQALLNPKAPRVPGIDGKAKMSKSLGNTIGLLEPEESIWEKIRHLPDDPQRIRLQDPGDPERTIVFTYLSYFAPEEVVAALKEEYRRAGVGTLTVKRILFEHLMRALRPIRERAEALKRDPDYVMDALLEGARRARSVAQATMEEVREKVGLLLPRKRPVLR, encoded by the coding sequence ATGAAGCGCGTCCTTTCCGGCATCCAGCCCTCGGGGGAGATCCACATCGGCAACTACCTGGGGGCCATCAAGCAGTGGGTGGAGATCGGGGAGAAGCTGGGCCGGGACGCTTTCTTCTGCATCGTGGACTACCACGCCCTCACCAACCCCCTGGCCTACGACCCCGCCACCCTGGCCCAGCGCACCTTTGAGGCGGCCCTGGTCAACATGGCGGCGGGGCTGGACCCCGAGAAGGTGACCCTCTTCGTCCAGTCCCACGTGCCCGAGCACACGGAGCTGGCCTGGGTCTTCACCACCCTCACCCCCCTCGGGGACCTGACCCGCATGACCCAGTTCAAGGACAAGGCGGCCAAACAGGAGACCGTCTGGAGCGGCCTCCTCATGTACCCCGTCCTGCAGGCGGCGGACATCCTCATCTACAAGGCGGACACCGTGCCCGTGGGGGAAGACCAGGTCCAGCACATAGAGCTCACCCGGGAGATCGCCCGCCGCTTCAACGGGCTTTTCGGGGAGACCTTCCCCGAGCCCCAGGCCCTCCTCAACCCCAAGGCCCCCAGGGTCCCGGGCATTGACGGCAAGGCCAAGATGAGCAAGTCCCTGGGCAACACCATCGGCCTTCTGGAGCCCGAGGAGAGCATCTGGGAGAAGATCCGCCACCTCCCCGACGACCCCCAGAGGATCCGCCTCCAAGACCCCGGGGACCCCGAGAGGACCATCGTCTTCACCTACCTCTCCTACTTCGCCCCCGAGGAGGTGGTGGCGGCCCTGAAGGAGGAGTACCGCCGAGCGGGGGTCGGGACCCTGACCGTGAAGCGCATCCTTTTTGAACACCTGATGCGCGCCTTGAGGCCCATTCGGGAACGGGCCGAGGCCCTGAAGCGGGACCCGGACTACGTGATGGACGCCCTCTTGGAGGGCGCCCGCCGGGCCCGAAGCGTCGCCCAGGCCACCATGGAGGAGGTGCGGGAGAAGGTGGGCCTCCTCCTGCCCAGGAAGCGCCCGGTGCTCCGGTGA
- a CDS encoding DUF1640 domain-containing protein, with translation MTTEERLYKLEGIVEGVMAVLPERVSALEHRMDLLRQEVKAEIAGLRQEVKAEIAGLRQEMAGLRQEVKAEIGVLRQEMEEKFNGLRQEVRAEIGGLRQEMEEKFNGLQQEVRAEIGGLRQEMEEKFNGLQQEVRAEIGGLRQEMEERFGALRREIEEKHDGLRQEVKAEIAGLRQEVKAEIADLRQEVKAEVAGLRQAVNAEIAGLRQEMAGLRQEVKAEIGNAFNKAMLYFTALAAVLALITFLR, from the coding sequence ATGACCACGGAGGAACGCCTTTACAAGCTGGAAGGCATTGTGGAAGGGGTCATGGCGGTCCTGCCCGAGAGGGTCTCCGCCCTGGAGCACCGCATGGACCTCCTGCGCCAGGAGGTGAAGGCGGAAATCGCGGGGCTCCGCCAAGAAGTTAAAGCGGAGATCGCGGGACTCCGCCAGGAAATGGCCGGTCTCCGCCAGGAGGTGAAGGCCGAGATTGGGGTCCTTCGCCAGGAGATGGAGGAGAAGTTCAACGGCCTCCGCCAAGAGGTCAGGGCCGAAATCGGGGGCCTCCGCCAGGAAATGGAGGAGAAGTTCAACGGCCTCCAACAAGAGGTCAGGGCCGAAATCGGGGGCCTCCGCCAGGAAATGGAGGAGAAGTTCAACGGCCTCCAACAAGAGGTCAGGGCCGAAATCGGGGGCCTCCGCCAGGAAATGGAGGAAAGGTTCGGCGCCCTCCGCCGAGAGATAGAAGAAAAACACGATGGCCTCCGTCAGGAGGTAAAGGCGGAGATCGCCGGACTCCGCCAGGAGGTAAAGGCAGAGATCGCCGACCTCCGCCAGGAGGTAAAGGCGGAGGTCGCCGGACTCCGCCAGGCGGTGAATGCGGAAATCGCCGGACTCCGCCAGGAAATGGCCGGTCTCCGTCAGGAGGTGAAGGCCGAGATCGGCAACGCCTTCAACAAGGCCATGCTCTACTTCACCGCCCTGGCAGCGGTGCTGGCCCTCATCACCTTCCTGCGCTAG